The genomic segment TCAGCGTCTCTTACTTGCGATTCAGACGAAACAATGTTCACATAGTTGTTACTCAGTGATTTCAATGTTAAATCCAATCGGTTGTAATAGGCTCCGAGGTCAGATCTAAGTTGGTTGACCTTGGTGATCGCCTCATCCAAAACTTGGAGTGAATCGGAAGCTTTGTTTGGAGTTGAAAGAGTCAACTTATTTCCAGCTGTTTTCAGTTTGAGGGAAGAACTTGTCATCGTGTTGATGTAGAGTTCTATTTTCTCTGAACCGTTTGCACCCACTTGCAAAGTCATTGGATTTTTGGAAGCACGAGAAAACCTTCCATCCAATGGTTTGATTTTGTTAAACTCAGCAGAAGTTCCGATTCTTTCCACTTCTTCCACAAGTTGAGATACTTCTAACTGAACCAGTTTTCTGTCTTCGTTAGAGTAAATCCCGTTTGAGGATTGAACGGAAAGTTCGCGTAACCTCTGTAAGATCGAGTTTACTTGGTCTAAAGATCCTTCGGTAACTTGGATGAACGACATACCATCCTGGGTATTTCGTTCTGCTTGGCCAAGGCCCCGAATTTGTGATCTTAGTTTTTCTGACACTGCAAATCCCAGAGAGTCATCTCCTGCTCTGTTGATTCGCATACCTGTTGCTAGGTGCTCCATGGATTTGTCCATGTCACGGCTAGTGTTTGTGAGCGCCCGTTTCGCAACTAGCGCGCTGATGTTGTGATTGATAATCATTGTCACACCCTCCTGTGTGTCCATGACCCGCTTGTTTCCCTACATGCGGAGAAAAGTAAAAACCACTGCCCAGAGTATCCGTACCCATCGGGAAGAGAAGGGGTTGCCTGTCCTCGGTTCTTCCGTGAATTTTGCCTTTCCAGAATATTCTATACCAAAAAACTTATGTCTGTAAAGAAATTTTAGCGGGCAGGAGCAGGAAATTGAAAATCTACACCAAATTTGGCGATGGTGGCCAGACCTACCTTGC from the Leptospira congkakensis genome contains:
- a CDS encoding flagellin, which encodes MIINHNISALVAKRALTNTSRDMDKSMEHLATGMRINRAGDDSLGFAVSEKLRSQIRGLGQAERNTQDGMSFIQVTEGSLDQVNSILQRLRELSVQSSNGIYSNEDRKLVQLEVSQLVEEVERIGTSAEFNKIKPLDGRFSRASKNPMTLQVGANGSEKIELYINTMTSSSLKLKTAGNKLTLSTPNKASDSLQVLDEAITKVNQLRSDLGAYYNRLDLTLKSLSNNYVNIVSSESQVRDADMATEMVEYSKNQILTKSGVAMLAQANLRPESVVKLLTDRY